A single region of the Rhizobium sp. NLR16a genome encodes:
- a CDS encoding alpha/beta hydrolase, which produces MSTTRYLLILPLMAVVAYMAIVALVYFSQRSLLYPGAGAASGAEDARWGESVNIRTPDGEKLQGLYSQGDSDKPCVLLFFGNGDRVDNYAFLAQALAARRIGLLAISYRGYPGSTGSPSEQGLLTDGIAAFDWLSAHAGSEIVVLGRSLGTGVAVNTAANRPAGGVILVSPYLSVLSVAQARYPYLPAEILLKDPFRSDLNIGKVRQPKLFLHGRLDDSIPLSSGQALYEIAPEPKRMLIYDRAGHNDIFSDGLVGDVIRFVEALKGNGPGSRHEREPVLGETRSEGEDHRGGSASNP; this is translated from the coding sequence GTGAGCACCACAAGATACTTGCTGATCTTGCCGCTGATGGCGGTCGTGGCCTACATGGCGATCGTGGCTCTGGTCTATTTTTCGCAGCGAAGCCTGCTTTATCCCGGAGCCGGCGCCGCATCTGGTGCCGAGGATGCGCGTTGGGGCGAGTCGGTCAACATTAGAACGCCCGACGGGGAGAAGCTTCAGGGACTGTACAGCCAGGGCGACAGCGACAAGCCCTGCGTGCTCCTCTTTTTCGGCAACGGCGACCGCGTCGACAATTACGCGTTTCTCGCACAGGCGCTGGCTGCACGCAGGATTGGATTGCTGGCGATTTCCTATCGCGGCTATCCCGGCTCGACCGGCTCACCCAGCGAGCAGGGCCTGCTGACGGACGGCATCGCCGCGTTCGACTGGCTTTCAGCACATGCCGGAAGCGAGATTGTTGTGCTCGGCCGGTCACTTGGCACCGGCGTTGCTGTGAACACGGCCGCGAACAGGCCGGCCGGGGGCGTCATCCTCGTGTCTCCGTACCTGTCGGTTCTGTCGGTTGCGCAGGCGCGCTATCCGTACCTCCCGGCTGAAATTCTTCTCAAGGATCCGTTTCGATCGGACCTCAACATAGGCAAGGTCAGACAACCGAAGTTGTTCCTCCACGGCCGGCTTGATGACAGCATCCCGCTGTCTTCAGGGCAGGCGCTGTACGAGATCGCACCCGAGCCCAAGCGGATGCTGATCTATGACCGCGCGGGTCACAACGATATCTTCAGCGATGGCCTGGTCGGTGACGTCATCCGTTTCGTGGAAGCGCTGAAAGGAAACGGTCCTGGATCCCGTCACGAACGGGAGCCGGTTCTCGGCGAGACCCGGTCTGAGGGCGAAGATCATCGCGGTGGTTCGGCTTCGAATCCATAA
- a CDS encoding ethanolamine utilization protein — MKMQKFAIADASLERSPGQEADILVGNLVDERHGGPITIGYGRYAPGQSLTETMAVDDVMIVLEGRLSISAEAGTVSAGPGEIVYMPKGETVTIRSHEEGAVTAYVTYPHWRPAHA, encoded by the coding sequence ATGAAGATGCAGAAATTCGCGATCGCCGACGCTTCGCTGGAGCGTTCCCCGGGGCAGGAGGCAGACATTCTCGTCGGCAATCTCGTCGATGAGCGGCATGGCGGGCCGATCACCATCGGTTACGGACGCTACGCCCCTGGCCAGAGCCTGACCGAAACCATGGCGGTCGACGACGTGATGATCGTTCTGGAAGGGCGGCTTTCGATTTCGGCAGAGGCGGGAACGGTCAGCGCCGGGCCGGGCGAGATCGTCTACATGCCGAAGGGCGAGACCGTGACGATCCGCTCGCATGAGGAGGGCGCCGTCACCGCCTATGTCACCTATCCCCACTGGCGTCCGGCGCATGCGTAA
- a CDS encoding heparin lyase I family protein translates to MNFLRKILVAVLLPVLSANLSFGAERTFKLPGFTHPFRVTTERNQPGGFTMVKDPLDQYNAAKVFKFSINPGPCVRDDCEQQSARATVQQGRKAKQPKEAWYGWDMYFVPDFPIGSKQVRGHEIFVEFKDQDQCQLVALTTNPHSNDQFLSWSMEKPSGKQMTQFGGDCIDLFDMRVAPISELAGAWHRFELLVRWTREGDGRFMMFLDGKQVVDYHGVTCFSCDKLNYFLFGNYLCCTTGTKLVVPATVYYRYVSMAKSREALVWK, encoded by the coding sequence TTGAACTTCCTCCGCAAAATCCTGGTAGCAGTACTTCTGCCAGTTCTTTCAGCAAATCTTTCATTCGGTGCGGAAAGGACATTTAAACTTCCTGGCTTCACCCACCCGTTTAGAGTTACGACGGAGCGCAATCAGCCGGGCGGCTTTACAATGGTGAAAGACCCGCTGGATCAGTACAACGCGGCCAAGGTGTTCAAATTTTCGATCAACCCAGGTCCGTGCGTACGGGACGACTGCGAGCAACAGTCGGCTCGCGCGACGGTTCAGCAGGGACGCAAGGCCAAGCAACCCAAGGAGGCATGGTATGGTTGGGACATGTATTTCGTGCCCGACTTTCCGATTGGTTCGAAGCAGGTCAGAGGTCACGAGATATTCGTCGAATTCAAGGATCAGGACCAATGCCAACTCGTGGCCCTGACCACCAATCCCCATAGCAACGACCAATTCCTTTCATGGAGTATGGAAAAGCCAAGCGGGAAGCAGATGACCCAGTTCGGCGGTGACTGTATTGACCTTTTTGACATGCGCGTCGCGCCCATCAGCGAACTGGCGGGCGCTTGGCACCGTTTCGAACTCCTTGTTCGATGGACCAGGGAAGGCGACGGACGCTTCATGATGTTTCTGGATGGGAAGCAGGTCGTGGACTATCACGGCGTTACCTGTTTTTCATGCGATAAGCTAAATTACTTTCTTTTCGGCAACTACCTGTGTTGCACGACTGGCACCAAATTGGTGGTGCCCGCGACGGTCTACTATCGCTACGTCAGCATGGCGAAGTCGCGTGAGGCTCTCGTTTGGAAGTAG
- a CDS encoding DUF4082 domain-containing protein, with protein MAQGVVSLSGTLTQNQTLAANVTDVDGLPSGTVITYQWQQSSDNGATWSNITGAATAALTLQQAQVGKRVRATAAYTDALGNQELVASTTNTAVANVSDIGVVAITGTPVQGQALAAAISDLDGLANVAITYRWQQLIGTTWSNIANANGSTWTLQAAQVGRQVRVQVTYTDQSGGTENNRTSLATSPIVASNPAGNDIGIVSIIGAATQNRTIAAGVTDVDGLPAGTIVAYQWQQSSNGGGTWSNIAGATAKTLSLQQALVGEQVRATATYTDALGNNETVASGPTTAVANLNDAGVATITGTPVQGQALTAAVTDLDGLANVSITYRWQQLIGTTWTDIAGATGPNWTLQAAQVGRQVRVRTTYTDQLGGVEANRASTPTAAIVSANNHPGVLGISGTATQGQVLTAAVTDADGVPGSVTYQWQQSSNGTTWSNIGGATAKTLTLQQAQVGNFVRATASYIDNLGNSENVTSPATPSAVANVNDPGVISITGIASQGQTLTASLSDIDGLPASVSYLWQSSDNGTTWSDVAGGQSLTLGSSLVGKRVRVNATYTDLLGTGETVVSAATAPITSVSSSPVSLFTTQTPAQPNFTDGPGVDWEVGMRFVSSNTGSIQAVRYYKAPSETGTHVGRIWSATGQQLASVTFTNETASGWQQQTLASPLVINAGTTYVVSVNANSYYSLTSNGFANPISNGGLTAPVGAGVYNDTIGTFPTLVYQNENYFRDVVFSAAAANPDNHPGVLGISGTATQGQVLTAAVTDADGVPGSVTYQWQQSSNGTTWSNIGGATAKTLTLQQAQVGNFVRATASYIDNLGNSENVTSPATPSAVANVNDPGVISITGIASQGQTLTASLSDIDGLPASVSYLWQSSDNGTTWSDVAGGQSLTLGSSLVGKRVRVNATYTDLLGTGETVVSAATAPITSVSSSPVSLFTTQTPAQPNFTDGPGVDWEVGMRFVSSNTGSIQAVRYYKAPSETGTHVGRIWSATGQQLASVTFTNETASGWQQQTLASPLVINAGTTYVVSVNANSYYSLTSNGFANPISNGGLTAPVGAGVYNDTIGTFPTLVYQNENYFRDVVFSAGSSVALRDNNTIFVSETAGAATITVVRTGSTSGPLTLEYTTNEIGGAGAAQAGADYTPPTFNGRANTGQVVFADGESSKTFAIPIVNDPDAEGTETFSVGIQNPGPGGSLAAPRTVLVSIVDDDSAPTISVSNPVITLSEAAVAATITVQRSGNIDAAATVAYATSNGSAIAGSDYTTTTGVLTFAAGQAIQTISVPLLNNTTAESNESFTVTLSNPTGAVLGSQTTATVNILDDDSNLGNLVRQTVVSGLTEPTTLDWTPDGRYMVVAQQNGVVRVVDNGTLRSTPLVDLSSQVNYTPGDRGMLGLAIHPNFAANPYVYLLYTYDPPETANGTGLAGPDTKGNRPSRLVRLTVNPNTMIADPASMVVLAGTNSTWAYTSRPDLDSTGAVNIPPSGIVNGTTITAPASQIEVGTQDNDPDRAGIQNQNIRDYLATDSDSHSNGALHFGPDGMLYFSNGDGTSYNFMDPRTVRAQDVHNLSGKVLRIDPMTGAGVPGNPFYDPADPNSNQSKVFYSGVRNAYRFTFDPVTNLPVLGDVGWNSWEEINTGPAGSNFGWPYLEGPGRTGGYQDLPQAISFYNNGNRNSPSDQAAVFPLLSRSHGAPDGASAITVGDFYNNDTLMFADLVNGNVYTATMNASRQITNVQVFDTGVPYLVDIAKGPDGWLYGADLGTGTIRRWADPNVPTGGNLLAPT; from the coding sequence ATGGCGCAGGGCGTCGTTTCTCTCAGCGGGACTCTGACTCAGAATCAGACTTTGGCGGCAAATGTCACCGATGTTGACGGGTTACCGTCAGGGACGGTCATTACCTATCAGTGGCAGCAGAGCAGCGATAACGGTGCCACCTGGAGCAACATAACAGGTGCAGCCACAGCCGCCCTGACCTTGCAGCAGGCTCAGGTCGGAAAGCGGGTGCGGGCAACCGCTGCTTACACCGATGCTTTGGGCAACCAGGAACTGGTTGCCAGCACCACCAATACCGCTGTCGCCAACGTGAGCGACATAGGCGTAGTCGCGATCACCGGTACACCCGTACAAGGCCAGGCCCTGGCCGCCGCGATCTCGGATCTGGATGGGCTCGCCAACGTGGCGATCACCTATCGTTGGCAGCAACTGATCGGAACCACCTGGAGCAACATCGCGAACGCCAACGGTTCAACGTGGACGCTTCAGGCAGCGCAGGTCGGCAGGCAGGTCCGCGTCCAGGTAACCTATACCGATCAGTCGGGAGGAACCGAAAACAATCGAACCAGCCTGGCCACATCCCCGATCGTCGCGAGCAATCCTGCCGGCAACGACATTGGCATCGTCTCCATCATCGGGGCCGCAACTCAAAATCGGACGATCGCGGCTGGTGTTACCGATGTTGACGGGCTCCCGGCCGGGACCATCGTCGCCTACCAATGGCAGCAAAGCAGCAATGGCGGCGGCACGTGGAGCAACATTGCCGGCGCCACTGCGAAAACACTCAGCCTGCAGCAAGCACTGGTTGGGGAGCAGGTTCGAGCGACCGCCACGTACACCGATGCCCTTGGCAACAACGAGACGGTCGCCAGCGGTCCGACGACGGCAGTCGCCAACTTGAACGACGCAGGCGTGGCGACGATCACCGGTACGCCCGTTCAAGGACAAGCCCTGACTGCGGCCGTTACCGACCTCGATGGGCTCGCCAACGTGTCGATCACCTATCGCTGGCAGCAGTTGATCGGGACGACCTGGACCGACATCGCCGGAGCCACCGGTCCGAACTGGACACTCCAGGCGGCGCAGGTGGGCAGGCAAGTTCGTGTCAGGACCACTTACACCGATCAGCTGGGTGGTGTCGAAGCCAACCGGGCGAGCACGCCGACCGCAGCCATTGTCAGTGCCAACAACCACCCGGGTGTGCTTGGCATCAGCGGCACCGCGACGCAAGGTCAGGTGTTGACGGCCGCTGTCACCGACGCGGACGGTGTGCCGGGATCCGTGACCTATCAGTGGCAGCAGAGCAGCAACGGCACCACCTGGAGCAATATCGGTGGAGCGACTGCCAAGACGCTGACCCTGCAGCAGGCCCAGGTCGGCAATTTCGTGCGGGCAACGGCCAGTTACATCGACAACCTGGGCAACAGCGAGAATGTCACCAGCCCAGCGACGCCCTCGGCAGTCGCCAATGTCAATGATCCCGGCGTGATCTCGATCACTGGCATAGCGAGCCAGGGCCAGACCTTGACCGCCAGCCTCAGTGACATCGATGGCCTGCCGGCAAGCGTCAGCTATCTGTGGCAGAGCAGCGACAACGGCACGACGTGGAGTGACGTCGCGGGCGGGCAAAGCCTGACACTGGGCAGCAGTCTCGTCGGCAAGCGCGTGCGGGTCAATGCCACTTATACCGACCTGCTTGGCACTGGCGAGACCGTCGTGAGCGCGGCGACTGCCCCGATTACCTCCGTAAGTTCCAGCCCCGTCAGCCTCTTCACCACCCAGACACCGGCCCAACCCAACTTCACCGACGGGCCTGGAGTGGACTGGGAAGTCGGGATGCGCTTCGTCAGCAGCAATACCGGTTCGATCCAGGCGGTCCGCTATTACAAGGCCCCCAGCGAGACCGGCACGCATGTCGGCCGCATCTGGTCGGCTACCGGGCAGCAACTGGCAAGCGTCACCTTCACCAACGAGACCGCCTCAGGCTGGCAGCAGCAGACTTTGGCAAGCCCGCTGGTCATCAATGCGGGCACCACCTATGTCGTCTCGGTCAATGCCAACAGCTACTATTCGCTGACCTCGAACGGCTTTGCCAACCCGATCAGCAATGGCGGATTGACCGCCCCGGTCGGCGCCGGCGTCTACAACGATACCATCGGCACGTTTCCGACCCTGGTCTACCAGAATGAAAACTACTTCCGCGATGTCGTGTTTTCTGCCGCGGCGGCGAATCCCGACAACCACCCGGGTGTGCTTGGCATCAGCGGCACCGCGACGCAAGGTCAGGTGTTGACGGCCGCTGTCACCGACGCGGACGGTGTGCCGGGATCCGTGACCTATCAGTGGCAGCAGAGCAGCAACGGCACCACCTGGAGCAATATCGGTGGAGCGACTGCCAAGACGCTGACCCTGCAGCAGGCCCAGGTCGGCAATTTCGTGCGGGCAACGGCCAGTTACATCGACAACCTGGGCAACAGCGAGAATGTCACCAGCCCAGCGACGCCCTCGGCAGTCGCCAATGTCAATGATCCCGGCGTGATCTCGATCACTGGCATAGCGAGCCAGGGCCAGACCTTGACCGCCAGCCTCAGTGACATCGATGGCCTGCCGGCAAGCGTCAGCTATCTGTGGCAGAGCAGCGACAACGGCACGACGTGGAGTGACGTCGCGGGCGGGCAAAGCCTGACACTGGGCAGCAGTCTCGTCGGCAAGCGCGTGCGGGTCAATGCCACTTATACCGACCTGCTTGGCACTGGCGAGACCGTCGTGAGCGCGGCGACTGCCCCGATTACCTCCGTAAGTTCCAGCCCCGTCAGCCTCTTCACCACCCAGACACCGGCCCAACCCAACTTCACCGACGGGCCTGGAGTGGACTGGGAAGTCGGGATGCGCTTCGTCAGCAGCAATACCGGTTCGATCCAGGCGGTCCGCTATTACAAGGCCCCCAGCGAGACCGGCACGCATGTCGGCCGCATCTGGTCGGCTACCGGGCAGCAACTGGCAAGCGTCACCTTCACCAACGAGACCGCCTCAGGCTGGCAGCAGCAGACTTTGGCAAGCCCGCTGGTCATCAATGCGGGCACCACCTATGTCGTCTCGGTCAATGCCAACAGCTACTATTCGCTGACCTCGAACGGCTTCGCCAACCCGATCAGCAATGGCGGATTGACCGCCCCGGTCGGCGCCGGCGTCTACAACGATACCATCGGCACGTTTCCGACCCTGGTCTACCAGAATGAAAACTACTTCCGCGATGTCGTGTTTTCTGCTGGATCAAGCGTTGCCTTGCGGGACAACAACACCATCTTCGTCAGTGAAACAGCGGGCGCTGCAACAATCACCGTCGTTCGCACAGGCAGCACGAGCGGGCCGCTGACACTGGAGTACACGACCAACGAGATCGGCGGAGCCGGAGCGGCACAGGCTGGAGCGGACTATACGCCGCCGACCTTCAATGGCCGAGCCAATACCGGGCAAGTTGTTTTCGCGGACGGCGAGAGCAGCAAGACGTTTGCAATCCCGATCGTCAATGACCCCGATGCCGAAGGGACCGAGACATTTTCCGTCGGCATCCAGAATCCCGGGCCTGGTGGCTCGCTGGCAGCGCCGCGGACTGTTCTGGTCTCGATCGTCGACGACGACTCCGCACCCACCATCTCCGTGAGCAATCCGGTCATCACCTTGTCGGAGGCGGCGGTCGCCGCCACGATCACGGTTCAGCGCAGTGGAAACATCGATGCCGCGGCCACCGTTGCATATGCTACGAGCAATGGCAGCGCGATCGCGGGCTCCGATTATACGACAACAACGGGCGTGCTCACATTTGCCGCCGGGCAGGCGATCCAGACCATTTCTGTTCCGCTGCTCAACAACACGACGGCCGAGAGCAACGAAAGCTTCACTGTAACCTTGAGCAACCCGACAGGCGCTGTCCTGGGGAGCCAAACGACCGCGACCGTCAACATCCTGGACGACGACAGCAACCTCGGCAATCTGGTCCGCCAGACCGTGGTGTCCGGCTTGACCGAGCCAACGACCCTGGATTGGACGCCCGATGGCCGCTATATGGTTGTCGCGCAACAGAATGGCGTTGTGCGGGTGGTGGACAACGGCACGTTGAGATCGACGCCGCTTGTCGATTTGTCCAGCCAGGTCAACTATACGCCCGGAGATCGGGGGATGCTGGGGCTGGCAATTCATCCGAACTTCGCGGCAAATCCATACGTCTATCTGCTCTACACTTACGACCCGCCGGAAACTGCGAATGGAACCGGCCTGGCGGGACCTGATACCAAAGGGAACCGTCCTTCGCGTCTCGTTCGGCTTACGGTCAACCCCAACACGATGATCGCCGATCCGGCCAGCATGGTCGTGCTGGCCGGTACCAATAGCACCTGGGCATACACCAGCCGTCCGGATCTCGACAGTACCGGCGCTGTGAACATACCGCCATCGGGCATCGTTAACGGCACCACCATTACCGCCCCTGCAAGCCAGATCGAGGTGGGAACGCAGGACAACGATCCAGATCGCGCCGGAATCCAGAACCAGAATATTCGGGACTATCTGGCGACGGACAGTGACTCCCATTCCAATGGAGCTCTCCATTTCGGGCCTGACGGCATGCTGTACTTCAGCAACGGAGACGGCACGTCTTACAATTTCATGGACCCTCGCACGGTTCGCGCTCAAGACGTTCACAATCTGTCCGGCAAAGTCCTGAGGATAGATCCGATGACCGGCGCGGGCGTTCCGGGGAACCCCTTCTATGACCCCGCAGATCCCAACAGCAATCAGTCCAAGGTCTTCTATTCCGGCGTGCGCAACGCCTATCGCTTCACCTTCGATCCGGTGACCAACCTGCCCGTGCTCGGAGATGTCGGCTGGAACAGTTGGGAGGAAATAAATACCGGTCCCGCCGGATCGAATTTCGGTTGGCCGTATCTGGAAGGTCCCGGCCGAACGGGCGGCTACCAGGATCTCCCTCAGGCGATCAGCTTCTACAACAATGGGAACCGAAACAGTCCTTCCGATCAGGCTGCTGTTTTTCCGCTGCTATCGAGAAGCCACGGCGCGCCTGACGGCGCCTCCGCGATCACGGTCGGGGATTTCTACAACAACGATACCCTGATGTTTGCGGATCTTGTCAATGGAAATGTGTACACCGCAACAATGAACGCAAGCAGGCAGATCACGAACGTACAGGTCTTCGACACCGGCGTCCCCTACCTGGTAGACATCGCGAAGGGACCGGACGGCTGGCTTTACGGTGCTGATTTGGGCACCGGCACCATCCGTCGCTGGGCAGACCCCAATGTGCCGACCGGCGGGAACCTGTTGGCACCGACTTGA